In bacterium, the DNA window GCAGGGTGTAAGCAAGGGCTTCCGATGTCGGCAATAGACCAGTTTCCCGTTGACAGGACCGGCCTACTCATAGAAGGCACAGAGAAACCTGGACCTGGAGAAAAGCATGGTTGCTATCAAAGCAATGTTTTTCACCACGGAGTCACGGAGGACGGCGGAGGGAATCTTAGAAGATGGAAATTATTCCGTTATTTCAGACGAATACTTGGAAAACCGGCGGATGAACGGTTTCTGAAAAAGTGGTGAATTTAGTGCAAAGTTAAAAATTGATGGACTCGCAAAAAGTCCATCAAGGCGCCCCGTATGGGCGCCCAAATTAATGACTGCGGGTGTAAGCCATTGATTTGTAAGAAAAGTGAAAATGACACTTTTTACTTTCCGAGGAGCAAAAAGCCAATAATGGACTTTTTGCGACCCTGACAAAATTAGATTCCGGGGTTACTTTTAAATTACTTTGGTGAATAGTCATATACGAATTAATTAGATCCTCTCCGCGTCTTTTCGCGTACTCTGCGTTTCTGGTATTTGACCTGAAAAATGAGGAGTTATGAAAGAAATTTCACGCAGAAACCTCATCCGGATTCTTTTTGGTGCCACCGCCGCCGCGATATTGCCGGTGCGGTGGGCCTACCGCAAGGTCCGGTATCCGGTGAGCAAAACCGAAGCGCGTTTTTATAAAAAGCTGTCGATCCTCCTGGCGGTGGGACTCCTACCCATGGCTCTTGTGGCCACGGCATGCAACGCAAAATCAGTTCAGACGCCGGTAGTGGTGGGCAGATTCTACCCGGCTCATCCCACAGAGCTTAAGACTATGGTCAGATCCTTCCTGGAGGGAGCGGGTGAACAGAAAGTCAAAGGAGAGATCTACGGCCTCATAGCTCCCCATGCAGGCTACGTCTACTCCGGGCCGGCAGCCGGGCACGCCTATAATGAGGTAGAAGGTAAAGAATACGAAGTCGTTGTTGTCATCGCTCCGTCCCACACCTCCACCCTCGCCGGGGTCTCCGTCCTCGATGCGGACGCCTATCGAACCCCGCTGGGAGAAATTTCCATTGACAGGGAGGCTGTCCGTGCCCTCATAGGCCAGTCCGATTTGATCTCCTATGGTCCAGCCCTGTTCGCCAGGGAGCACTCCATGGAGGTCCACCTGCCGTTCCTGCAAACCGCTCTGGCGCCCGGCTTTACGATCGTTCCGGTGGTTATGGGAAGCCCTGACCCCAGGCTCGCAGAAACCTTCGCTGAGATACTGGCCCACCAGTTTCGGGGACGCAATGTGCTTTACGTGGCCAGTTCCGATATGTCCCACTATCTGCCCTACGATCAAGCCAAAGCTAAAGATTCCGGCACTCTCGACATTATCGGAAACGGTGAGATCGAGACCCTGGTCAGCCAGTGCTCCACAAAACAATCGGAATTGTGCGGCCTCGGGCCTGTTCAGGTAATGATGCACCTGGGCAAAAAGATGGGTATCGAAGGAGGAACGATCCTCAAATACGAGAACTCCGGCGACACGGCCGGGGATCGGAACCGTGTGGTGGGTTATGGCTCCATCGCCTTCGTCAACCCCTCCGGGGATCTGTCCTTATTAGACAAGAAATCCCTCCTCACCCTGGCTCGCACGACCCTCACCGCCTATGTCAACGACAAGGAGCGGCCTGAGTTTCTCCCTGGATCCACGGCATTGACAAAGCCTGGCGCAGCCTTTGTCACCCTCAAATCAAGGGGACAGCTCAGGGGGTGTATCGGACAGCTTAGAGCCACCATGCCCCTTTACCGCTCCGTGGTAGAGATGACCGTCTCCTCGTGCAGCCGGGACAGCCGATTCACACCTGTAAAGCCTGAAGAGCTGCCCAACATCAGCCTCGAAATATCGGTTATGTCTCCTTTCATGAAGGTGGGAAGTGTGGATGACATTGAGGTGGGAAGGGACGGGCTGTACCTGACTTACATGGGGCAAAGCGGGGTCCTGCTTCCCCAGGTCCCGGTGGAGCAGGGTTGGGACAAAGACGAATACCTGAAAGGGATCTGCAGGAAGGCGGGGTTACCTGATAAGACGTGGGAGAAGCAGGGAGCTGAGTTGTACCGATTCACAGCACAAGTGTTCAGTGAGTAAAAACAGAATCCAGGAGCCAGAATCCAGAAGTCAGTAGAAGGTCAAAAGCCTTAACGCAGAGCAGCCCCTTATAGGCTGCACCGCAGGGTTTCGCAGAAGGAATCTAAAACTGGGCATAGAAGAGATTATAATTCACCACAGAGGACATTAGAAAAAATGGACAGTTCAGCAGATTCAGTGTTTAAGGCCAAAAGGATCACCAGGGGTTACCGGCAATCTATTAAAGTGCCGCCCAAAAAGCATACATTAAGAGACGTCCCTTAGCTGTTTTCCTTCTGTTAGAACCCGCCTCCGCCTGGCAAGAAAACTAATCCATTTCAGAACTTTGGTTCAAACCGAAAGGCACATCATGGAAGTTCTGCTCAGTTCAACTGCCATAGTGGCTATAGCTGAAATAGGTGACAAGACCCAGATCGCGACTGTTGTGCTCGCAGCCAGGTACAATAATCTTGTCTGGGTTATCGTGGGAACGACACTGGGGATGCTCGTAGCCAACATCCCTGTTGTATACGCCGGAAGATGGATCATGGATCGTCTTCCCCTGAAGTATGCAAGGCTTGGTGCCTTTACGCTGTTCATGATCATGGCAGTGCTCACATTCTCCGGAATACTAGCAAAATAACAACTCCAACATACGCCAATGGTCGAATTAAAGCAGACCGTTCTGTTGTCAAAGCGGAGTGTGAGTGTTAAATAGCGACCAGTTGATAATGATTCTCATTTTCTAAGGAATATTATGGTCGAGCAGCTTTTCATAAAATACCTTTCCGGAAAGGATCTGAAGTTGACATCCCAGAGAAGGCTGATCCTCCAGGCTTTTCTGGAACATGGAGGGCATGTTTCCTCCGAAGAACTGTACGACACCGTTAAAGCAGACACACCCGGCATCGGACAGGCCACTGTATACAGGACTATAAAGCTGCTGGTAGATGCCGGGATCTCCAACGAGGTTTCCTTCGGTGACGGTGTGATTAGATATGAACTTAAAAGGGAAGATGAGCATCACGATCATATAGTTTGTACAAAATGCTCCCGGCAGGTGGAGTTTCACGATCCGGATATCGAAGACCTGCAAGTGAAGCAGGCAAGCAGGCAAGGCTTCACCCTTCAATTCCACAGGATGGTCCTGTACGGGATCTGCAGGGATTGCATATAACCTTTTTTTAATATTTTATTGATAATGGTTTTCAATATCAAGGAGGTCAAGGACCATGAAAAAGCTATTTTTGTTTATCACTGTCAGCGCTTTTCTACTCACCTTCTTCGCCGGTTTCGCCAGTGCGGCGGAGGTTGTTGTTTACTCGGCCAGGAACGAACATCTCATTGAACCGCTTTTTGAGGAATTCACCAAAGAGACAGGGATCAAGACCAAGTTTATCACCGACAAGGCAGGGGCCCTTGTCCAAAGACTCAAAACTGAAGGCGCGAGAACTCCAGCCGATGTCCTGATCACCGTGGATGCCGGAAATCTTTGGTATGCGGCCGACCAGGGGCTCCTCCAGCCTGTAAGTTCAGAAATTCTGGAGACGAACATCCCTGAACACCTCCGGGACCCCCAGGGAAAGTTGTTCTGTCTTTCCATTAGGGCACGGACCATCGTCTACAACACGGATAGGGTGAAACCGGAGGAACTCTTTACTTATGAGGCGCTAGGTGACCCGAAATGGAAGGGACGACTTTTACTTCGTACATCCAAGAAGGTCTACAACCAGTCCCTGGTGGCCATGCTCATCTCCGAGCATGGAGTCGACCATACGGAGAGCATCGTCCGATCCTGGGTCGGCAACCTTGCCGCTGATCCGTTTTCCAACGACACCAAGGTCATGGAAGCCATAGCCGCCGGTCAGGGAGATGCAGGTATTGTTAACAGCTACTATTACGGCCGATTGATTAAAAAGAAACCTGACTTGCCTCTTGCTCTTTTCTGGCCGGGCCAGAGCAGCAGCGGTGTTCATGTAAACGTTTTCGGGGCCGGGATAACGACCTACGCTACTCATAAATACGAGGCATTAAAGTTTCTGGAGTGGCTGACATCTCCGAAGGCGCAGCGTGTTTTTGCCGACTCTAACATGGAATATCCCGTGAACTCCGCAGTCGAACCTCACCTCACCGTTAAATCATGGGGAACCTATAAACAGAGTACCATGAACCTGGCACAGGCCGGAACACTTTAGTCGGCAGCCATCAAACTCATGGACAGGGTTGGATACCGCTAGACAGGGATTTTACTTTCGCCCGCCCGACATCCTTGCCAGAGGGGCCAAAACCGTTGCCTAAAATCGCATCAGCTGCTTTGCGAGGGTTACGTCAGTGGTTCAGCATCTGGTCTATCGTCACGTTAGCAGTGGCAGTCGTTGTATGTGTCCCGCTCCTGATGATCCTGATCACGGCTTTTAAACCTTCAGGTGAAATCATCCATCACATCGCATCGACCCTCCTCTTCCAGCTCCTGAGAAATACCGCGATCCTGGTTGTCGGGGCAGGTGCGTGTTCCCTCGTGCTGGGAGTGAGCCTTGCATGGCTGACGTCAATGTGTGACTTTCCGGGCAGGCGGCTATTCTCCTGGGCTCTTCTGCTTCCCATGGCAGTTCCGGCTTATGTTCTCGCGTTCACCTTTATCGGCCTGTTCGATTACACGGGACCTGTCCAGTCCCTGCTGCGCCAAGCTTCTCTGCCAGGCCTTCCTGACGTGCGTTCGGTATGAGGCGTGATTATCGTTCTATCTCTTGCCCTTTACCCGTATGTGTACCTGCTGGCCCGCAACGCTTTCAAAACACAGGGCATGAGAGCGATGGAAGCAGCCCGTTCCCTCGGCCACGGACCTTTTCAGGGG includes these proteins:
- a CDS encoding extracellular solute-binding protein — its product is MKKLFLFITVSAFLLTFFAGFASAAEVVVYSARNEHLIEPLFEEFTKETGIKTKFITDKAGALVQRLKTEGARTPADVLITVDAGNLWYAADQGLLQPVSSEILETNIPEHLRDPQGKLFCLSIRARTIVYNTDRVKPEELFTYEALGDPKWKGRLLLRTSKKVYNQSLVAMLISEHGVDHTESIVRSWVGNLAADPFSNDTKVMEAIAAGQGDAGIVNSYYYGRLIKKKPDLPLALFWPGQSSSGVHVNVFGAGITTYATHKYEALKFLEWLTSPKAQRVFADSNMEYPVNSAVEPHLTVKSWGTYKQSTMNLAQAGTL
- the amrB gene encoding AmmeMemoRadiSam system protein B, which gives rise to MKEISRRNLIRILFGATAAAILPVRWAYRKVRYPVSKTEARFYKKLSILLAVGLLPMALVATACNAKSVQTPVVVGRFYPAHPTELKTMVRSFLEGAGEQKVKGEIYGLIAPHAGYVYSGPAAGHAYNEVEGKEYEVVVVIAPSHTSTLAGVSVLDADAYRTPLGEISIDREAVRALIGQSDLISYGPALFAREHSMEVHLPFLQTALAPGFTIVPVVMGSPDPRLAETFAEILAHQFRGRNVLYVASSDMSHYLPYDQAKAKDSGTLDIIGNGEIETLVSQCSTKQSELCGLGPVQVMMHLGKKMGIEGGTILKYENSGDTAGDRNRVVGYGSIAFVNPSGDLSLLDKKSLLTLARTTLTAYVNDKERPEFLPGSTALTKPGAAFVTLKSRGQLRGCIGQLRATMPLYRSVVEMTVSSCSRDSRFTPVKPEELPNISLEISVMSPFMKVGSVDDIEVGRDGLYLTYMGQSGVLLPQVPVEQGWDKDEYLKGICRKAGLPDKTWEKQGAELYRFTAQVFSE
- a CDS encoding Fur family transcriptional regulator — encoded protein: MVEQLFIKYLSGKDLKLTSQRRLILQAFLEHGGHVSSEELYDTVKADTPGIGQATVYRTIKLLVDAGISNEVSFGDGVIRYELKREDEHHDHIVCTKCSRQVEFHDPDIEDLQVKQASRQGFTLQFHRMVLYGICRDCI